A stretch of Methylogaea oryzae DNA encodes these proteins:
- the ileS gene encoding isoleucine--tRNA ligase yields MDYKSTLNLPHTDFPMKAGLSQREPEQVQRWLEQGIYQKIRAASAGRPRFVLHDGPPYANGEIHIGHAVNKVLKDIIVKAKTLDGFDAPYVPGWDCHGLPIELQVEKKVGKAGVKVTPAEFRKACRDYAAVQVDSQRKDFVRLGVFGDWDNPYLTMDFKFEADIVRALGKVCANGHLTKGVKPVYWCCDCGSALAEAEVEYENKRSIAIDVRFKAVDEADFLQRLQHVDGHAGEGPVSVVIWTTTPWTLPANQGVALNAELDYALVQCAGEDGPERLLIAEALLKDTMGRYGVEDYRVVAYGKGAALEHALLQHPFYYRRVPVIVGEHVTTDAGTGAVHTAPGHGQEDFVVGQRYGLPVDNPVGDNGVFLPGTEIFAGEHVMNANAHVVEVLKEHRALVKEAALEHSYPHCWRHKTPVIFRATPQWFIAMDHNGLRSKALGEINKVQWIPDWGQARIEGMVNGRPDWCVSRQRTWGAPITLFVHQQTGELHPKTAELIETVAQRIEEKGIDAWFELEPEELLGAEAADYSKIKDTLDVWFDSGVTHYAVLSRRDDLHFPADLYLEGSDQHRGWFQSSLLASIGVHGEAPYKQVLTHGFTVDQHGNKMSKSKGNVVAPQKVFNSLGADVLRLWVAATDYSAEMRVSDEILKRVSDVYRRLRNTSRYLLANLDGFEPARDLVQPEDMLALDRWVVDKAWQLQQEVVEAYNSYQFHLVYQKVHHFCSVDLGSFYLDVLKDRIYTLRTDSVARRSGQTAMYRLVQALARWLAPILSFTAEEIWQYLPGEKADSVFLTTWYDGLQSFEDARLGRDFWERTLAVRETVSKELEKLRVAGAIGSSLAGEVELYCDAEHQELLGRLGDELRFVLITSDARVLPLEQAPADAVSGDVAGVKIRALATGQAKCVRCWHHREDVGSHADHPELCGRCADNVAGAGESRRFA; encoded by the coding sequence ATGGATTACAAAAGCACCCTCAATCTGCCGCATACCGATTTCCCCATGAAGGCCGGCCTGTCCCAGCGCGAACCCGAGCAGGTGCAGCGCTGGCTGGAGCAGGGCATCTACCAGAAGATCCGCGCTGCGTCCGCCGGCCGTCCCCGCTTCGTGCTGCACGACGGTCCGCCCTACGCCAACGGCGAAATCCACATCGGCCACGCCGTCAACAAGGTGCTCAAGGACATCATCGTCAAGGCCAAGACCCTGGACGGCTTCGACGCTCCCTACGTGCCGGGTTGGGACTGCCACGGCCTGCCCATCGAATTGCAGGTGGAAAAGAAAGTGGGCAAGGCCGGCGTGAAAGTGACGCCTGCCGAATTCCGCAAAGCCTGCCGCGACTACGCCGCCGTGCAGGTGGACAGCCAGCGTAAGGACTTCGTCCGTCTGGGCGTGTTCGGCGACTGGGACAATCCCTATCTCACCATGGATTTCAAGTTCGAGGCCGACATCGTGCGCGCCCTGGGCAAGGTGTGCGCCAACGGCCATTTGACCAAGGGCGTGAAGCCTGTGTACTGGTGCTGCGATTGCGGCTCGGCCCTGGCGGAAGCCGAAGTGGAGTACGAGAACAAGCGTTCCATCGCCATCGACGTGCGCTTCAAGGCGGTGGACGAGGCCGATTTCCTCCAGCGATTGCAGCACGTGGACGGCCATGCCGGCGAGGGGCCGGTGTCGGTGGTGATCTGGACCACCACGCCCTGGACCCTGCCCGCCAACCAGGGCGTGGCCCTCAACGCGGAGCTGGATTATGCCCTGGTGCAGTGTGCGGGCGAAGACGGCCCGGAACGGCTGCTGATCGCCGAAGCGCTGTTGAAAGACACCATGGGCCGCTACGGCGTGGAAGACTACCGCGTCGTGGCCTACGGCAAGGGCGCGGCGCTGGAGCACGCGCTGTTGCAGCATCCGTTCTACTACCGCCGGGTGCCGGTCATCGTCGGCGAGCACGTCACCACGGACGCCGGCACAGGCGCCGTGCATACCGCGCCCGGCCACGGCCAGGAAGACTTCGTGGTGGGCCAGCGCTACGGTCTGCCGGTGGACAATCCGGTGGGCGACAACGGCGTGTTCCTGCCCGGCACGGAAATTTTCGCCGGCGAACACGTGATGAACGCCAACGCCCATGTGGTGGAAGTGCTGAAGGAACACCGCGCCCTGGTGAAGGAAGCCGCGCTGGAGCATAGCTATCCCCACTGCTGGCGCCACAAGACGCCGGTGATCTTCCGCGCCACGCCGCAATGGTTCATCGCCATGGACCACAACGGCCTGCGCAGCAAAGCGCTGGGCGAAATCAACAAAGTGCAGTGGATTCCCGACTGGGGCCAGGCGCGCATCGAAGGCATGGTCAACGGCCGTCCCGACTGGTGCGTGTCGCGCCAGCGCACCTGGGGCGCGCCCATCACCCTGTTCGTGCACCAGCAGACCGGCGAACTGCACCCCAAGACGGCGGAATTGATCGAGACCGTGGCCCAGCGCATCGAAGAGAAGGGCATCGATGCGTGGTTCGAGCTGGAGCCGGAAGAGCTGCTGGGGGCGGAAGCCGCCGACTACAGCAAGATCAAGGACACCCTGGACGTGTGGTTCGACTCCGGCGTGACCCACTACGCCGTGTTGAGCCGCCGCGACGACCTGCACTTCCCGGCCGATCTGTATCTGGAAGGCTCCGACCAGCACCGCGGCTGGTTCCAGTCGTCCTTGCTGGCGTCTATCGGCGTGCACGGCGAGGCACCCTATAAGCAGGTGCTGACTCACGGCTTCACCGTGGACCAGCACGGCAACAAGATGTCCAAGTCCAAGGGCAATGTGGTCGCCCCGCAAAAGGTGTTCAACAGCCTGGGCGCGGACGTGCTGCGCCTGTGGGTGGCGGCCACCGACTACAGCGCCGAAATGCGCGTGTCGGACGAAATCTTGAAGCGCGTCTCCGACGTCTACCGCCGCTTGCGCAATACCTCCCGCTATTTGTTGGCCAACCTGGACGGCTTCGAGCCGGCCCGCGACCTGGTCCAGCCGGAGGACATGCTGGCCCTGGACCGCTGGGTGGTGGACAAGGCCTGGCAGTTGCAGCAGGAAGTGGTCGAAGCCTATAACAGCTACCAGTTCCACCTGGTCTACCAGAAAGTTCACCACTTCTGTTCGGTGGACCTGGGCAGCTTCTACCTGGACGTGCTGAAGGACCGCATCTACACCCTGCGTACCGACAGCGTCGCGCGCCGCTCCGGCCAGACCGCGATGTACCGTCTGGTGCAGGCGTTGGCGCGCTGGCTGGCGCCAATCCTGAGCTTCACCGCCGAGGAAATCTGGCAATACCTGCCGGGGGAGAAAGCCGATTCGGTGTTCCTCACCACCTGGTACGACGGTTTGCAGTCCTTCGAGGACGCACGCTTGGGCCGGGATTTCTGGGAGCGGACTTTGGCGGTGCGGGAAACCGTCAGCAAGGAATTGGAAAAGCTGCGGGTGGCCGGCGCCATCGGCTCGTCCCTGGCGGGCGAGGTGGAGCTGTATTGCGACGCGGAGCACCAGGAATTGCTGGGACGCTTGGGCGACGAGCTGCGTTTTGTCCTGATTACCTCCGATGCCCGCGTCTTGCCGCTGGAGCAGGCGCCGGCCGATGCCGTGAGCGGCGACGTGGCCGGCGTGAAAATTCGCGCTTTGGCCACCGGGCAAGCCAAGTGCGTGCGCTGCTGGCACCACCGCGAGGACGTGGGCAGCCACGCCGACCATCCCGAGCTGTGCGGCCGTTGCGCCGACAACGTGGCCGGCGCCGGCGAAAGCCGCCGTTTCGCCTGA
- the lspA gene encoding signal peptidase II gives MLRWLWLSVAVLVLDQASKLWVDAAFKLYESVVLLPVFNLTYVRNTGAAFSFLGDAGGWQRWLFMGLAVAASGILARWLWQLKAGQHWQAAGFSLVLGGAVGNLVDRAAYGYVIDFFDFHVGDWHFAAFNVADSAITVGVALLLIDAFWGSESV, from the coding sequence ATGCTGCGCTGGTTATGGCTGTCGGTGGCGGTGCTGGTGCTGGATCAAGCCAGCAAGCTGTGGGTGGACGCCGCTTTCAAGCTGTATGAAAGCGTCGTCCTGTTGCCGGTGTTCAACCTGACTTATGTGCGCAACACCGGCGCCGCTTTCAGCTTTTTGGGTGATGCGGGCGGCTGGCAGCGCTGGTTGTTCATGGGCTTGGCCGTCGCGGCCAGCGGCATACTGGCGCGCTGGCTATGGCAGCTGAAGGCCGGCCAGCACTGGCAGGCGGCGGGGTTTTCCCTGGTGCTGGGCGGTGCCGTGGGCAATCTCGTCGATCGTGCGGCTTACGGTTACGTCATCGACTTTTTCGATTTCCACGTGGGCGATTGGCATTTCGCCGCTTTCAACGTGGCGGATTCGGCCATCACTGTGGGGGTGGCTTTACTGCTGATCGACGCCTTTTGGGGATCCGAATCGGTTTAA
- the ribF gene encoding bifunctional riboflavin kinase/FAD synthetase, whose translation MRIVRGIANLPALPLGCVATIGTFDGVHRGHEALIRGLAEQGRCMGLPVVVALFEPQPREYFQPDQAPGRLCRLREKIQALAQLPVDYALLLRFDRGLAEQEPEAFIRETLIDGLRVKYLVVGDDFRFGRARRGDFDLLCRAGEAAGYAVADTPTFAMDGRRVSSTWVREALMSGDCALAERLLGRPYAVCGRVVHGNQLGRVLGFPTANLALRRKNVPVKGVFAVTMRGINGRELAGVANVGQRPTVDGGSAVLLETHLFDFHQDIYQRLVEVRFHGKLRDEQRFSSMEMLRAQIQSDALAARAFLAQRNLLP comes from the coding sequence ATGCGCATTGTCCGCGGAATCGCTAATTTGCCGGCCTTGCCCCTGGGGTGCGTGGCTACCATCGGCACGTTCGACGGCGTGCATCGGGGGCACGAGGCGTTGATTCGCGGGCTGGCGGAACAGGGGCGGTGCATGGGATTGCCGGTGGTGGTGGCGTTGTTCGAGCCGCAGCCGCGCGAATATTTTCAGCCCGACCAAGCGCCGGGGCGCTTGTGCCGCTTGCGGGAGAAAATCCAGGCTCTGGCCCAATTGCCGGTGGATTATGCGCTGCTATTGCGGTTCGACCGGGGGTTGGCGGAGCAGGAGCCGGAGGCGTTCATCCGGGAAACCCTGATCGACGGTTTGCGGGTGAAATATTTGGTGGTGGGCGACGATTTCCGCTTCGGCCGGGCGCGGCGCGGGGATTTCGACCTGCTGTGCCGAGCGGGTGAGGCCGCGGGGTATGCCGTGGCCGATACCCCGACCTTCGCCATGGACGGCCGCCGGGTCAGCAGCACCTGGGTTCGGGAGGCGTTGATGTCTGGCGACTGCGCCCTGGCCGAGCGCTTGCTGGGCCGGCCTTACGCCGTGTGCGGCCGGGTGGTGCACGGCAACCAGTTGGGGCGGGTATTGGGTTTTCCCACCGCCAACCTGGCGCTGCGCCGCAAAAACGTTCCGGTCAAAGGGGTGTTTGCCGTTACAATGCGGGGCATAAACGGCCGCGAATTGGCCGGCGTCGCCAACGTCGGCCAGCGGCCCACCGTGGACGGCGGCAGCGCGGTGTTGCTGGAAACCCATCTGTTCGATTTTCACCAAGATATCTATCAGCGCCTGGTGGAAGTGCGTTTCCACGGCAAGCTGCGCGACGAGCAGCGGTTTTCCTCCATGGAAATGCTGCGCGCCCAAATCCAAAGCGACGCTCTGGCAGCCCGCGCTTTCCTGGCGCAGCGGAATTTGTTGCCCTAA
- the rpsT gene encoding 30S ribosomal protein S20, with the protein MANIASAKKRARQAEQRREHNAAMRSRLRTHVKKVLVAVQTGDAAQAQAAFREAQPIIDSAVNKGLIHKNKAARHKSRLNAKVKALALAS; encoded by the coding sequence TTGGCTAACATTGCATCCGCGAAAAAGCGCGCCCGCCAAGCGGAGCAGCGCAGAGAACACAACGCTGCCATGCGCAGCCGCCTGCGCACACACGTTAAGAAAGTTCTCGTGGCCGTGCAGACCGGCGACGCCGCTCAAGCACAAGCCGCTTTCCGCGAAGCGCAGCCGATCATCGACTCCGCCGTGAACAAAGGCCTGATCCACAAGAACAAGGCCGCTCGTCACAAGAGCCGCCTGAACGCCAAGGTGAAGGCGCTGGCCCTGGCTTCCTAA
- the murJ gene encoding murein biosynthesis integral membrane protein MurJ, giving the protein MKSTAVVGGMTLVSRLLGFVRDMAIAQAFGATAATDAFFVAFKIPNFLRRLFAEGAFAQAFVPALSECRQNNGHAELKAFIDGTAGALASLLLALTAIGMAAAPWVILLFAPGFAQEGRQYDLAVQLLRVTFPYLFFISLTAFAGGILNIFGRFAVPAITPVILNLCMIAAALWLAPLSDEPMLALAWSVSVAGAAQLLFQAPALWRLGLLPRLRWGFGDAGVRRILGLIGPSLFGVSVTQINLLLNTVLASLLASGSVSWLYYSDRLLEFPVGLFGVALGTVVLPALSLNHSGGRAGAFSLALDWALRWVAAVGLPATVGLALLAEPILSVLFEYEEFTATDVRMAGQSLLAYSLGLVGFVAVKVLVPGYSARQDARSPVRYGVVAVAANIVLSFALAPWLAHAGLALATALAALLNSGLLLRKLLKDGVYQPAPGWGEFFGRMAVANAAMGLWLFRWADRGEWAGWDKAERAGHLLLWVVAGAGVYGLCLWLCGMRPRHLSLRGGEA; this is encoded by the coding sequence ATGAAGTCCACAGCGGTGGTTGGCGGCATGACTCTGGTGTCGCGGCTGCTGGGTTTCGTGCGCGATATGGCGATTGCCCAGGCGTTCGGCGCTACGGCCGCTACCGATGCGTTTTTCGTGGCTTTCAAAATCCCCAACTTCCTGCGCCGGCTGTTCGCCGAAGGGGCATTCGCCCAGGCTTTTGTGCCGGCGCTGTCGGAATGCCGGCAGAACAACGGTCATGCCGAATTGAAAGCCTTTATCGACGGCACGGCGGGCGCGCTGGCCTCGTTGCTGCTGGCGCTGACGGCCATCGGCATGGCGGCGGCGCCGTGGGTGATCCTGCTGTTCGCGCCGGGCTTCGCCCAGGAGGGGCGGCAGTACGATCTGGCGGTGCAACTGCTGCGGGTGACTTTCCCTTACTTGTTTTTCATTTCCCTGACTGCGTTCGCCGGCGGCATCCTCAATATTTTCGGCCGTTTCGCCGTGCCGGCCATTACGCCGGTCATCCTCAATCTGTGCATGATCGCCGCCGCCCTGTGGCTGGCTCCCTTGTCGGACGAGCCCATGCTGGCTCTGGCCTGGAGCGTGTCCGTCGCCGGCGCGGCGCAGTTGCTGTTCCAGGCGCCGGCCCTATGGCGGCTGGGGCTGTTGCCGCGGTTGCGCTGGGGGTTCGGCGACGCCGGCGTGCGCCGCATTCTGGGGTTGATCGGGCCGTCGCTGTTCGGCGTGTCGGTGACGCAGATCAATCTGTTGCTCAATACTGTACTGGCTTCGCTGCTGGCGTCCGGCAGCGTGTCCTGGCTGTATTACTCGGATCGGCTGCTGGAGTTTCCCGTGGGCCTGTTCGGCGTGGCTTTGGGTACGGTGGTGCTGCCGGCCCTGTCCTTGAACCATTCCGGCGGGCGGGCGGGGGCCTTTTCCTTGGCGCTGGATTGGGCATTGCGCTGGGTGGCGGCCGTGGGCTTGCCGGCGACCGTCGGGTTGGCGTTATTGGCCGAGCCTATCCTGTCGGTATTGTTCGAATACGAGGAGTTCACCGCCACCGACGTGCGCATGGCCGGCCAAAGCTTGTTGGCTTATAGCCTGGGTTTGGTTGGTTTCGTGGCGGTGAAAGTGCTGGTGCCGGGCTATTCTGCTCGGCAGGACGCCCGAAGCCCGGTGCGCTACGGTGTGGTGGCGGTGGCGGCCAATATCGTCCTCAGTTTTGCGCTGGCGCCTTGGCTGGCCCACGCCGGCTTGGCCTTAGCCACGGCTTTGGCGGCTCTGCTCAATTCCGGGTTGTTGTTGCGCAAGCTGCTCAAGGACGGCGTTTACCAGCCGGCACCGGGCTGGGGCGAGTTTTTCGGCCGCATGGCCGTTGCCAATGCGGCCATGGGCCTGTGGCTGTTCCGCTGGGCCGATAGGGGCGAATGGGCCGGTTGGGACAAGGCGGAGCGGGCCGGCCATTTGTTGCTGTGGGTTGTCGCCGGCGCCGGCGTTTACGGCCTGTGCCTGTGGCTTTGCGGCATGCGGCCGCGTCATTTGTCCCTGCGCGGCGGCGAGGCATAG